Part of the Streptomyces sp. NBC_01217 genome, AGTAGTGCCACCAAGCGTGGTGCGGTGCGTCAGTCGTCGCTCGGCACGGTCTCGGAGGCGAAGGTCAGTCCAGGGCTGACCTTCGGGTGACTTTCGTGTCGGCGCTGCCGCGTTTTGGTGGCACTACTGCCACGGTTCTCCGCTATGGTGCTGACGTCACGACGATCAAGGAGGCAGCGACCCTATGAGCTCAGGGCCCCTGGACGGCAGCGCAGCGCCGAAGCTGCCTGGCGCGCCGTCCCGTCGTCGGCGTCGCCCGAAGCCGCCGCCCACTGCGTACAACCGGTCCTCCGGCTCCACGATCGAGCTGCCCGCCGGCCATGCCGCCCAGGTCTTCCCGGTGGGTTCCAGCACGGGGTTCATCGGCGAGGCGTTCTCCATGGACAGCCTGGAGTTCATGCGCTGGGCTGCCGTCCGGTACGACGACGACCGGTTCGTTCTCGTGGTGCTGTTCACCCTCATGGGATCGCAGAAGCCCGGTGGTCTGATCGAAGCCACCCACGAGGACGTCGCCGCGGACCTCGGGTACAGCCGGCCTCACATCAGCCGCGTCTTCAACGTCCTGGAGGCCGACGGGGCTCTGCGTAAGCTCCAGCGGGGCGTCTACCAACTCAACCCGGCCGCGTCGCTCAGGGGCGGGCTCAGGGAGCCGCGCAAGGGGGAGAAGAAGCGCCCCAAGACGGGTATGGGCGACAGGGTGGAACAGCTGGACCTGTTGCGCGAGATCATGGAGGACCCGGACGCGCCCGACGCGTTCCGGGCGATGGCCGCTCCCGGCGCGAAACTGGAAGTGCGCAAGGAGTCGGATGGGGAAGGGAAGGCCACGTCATGACGTCAGCTGCCGCAGAGGAATGGGTTCCTCGCCGCAACGTGCTGTGGGGCAGCTTCAACGGTCTCGCGTACGTTCCGCGGCTGCCTCCCACCGCCTACACGCTGCTGCTGCACATGATGAGCGAGCAGGAGCCGGGCGGCCTGGTCGTCGCCACGCACGACGAACTCGCTACCGGCCTGGCCATGGAGCGCGGCATGATCAGCCGGGCCATGCCGCACCTGGTCGCCGCCCGGCTCGTCACCGTGGTCCGCCGTGGACGCTTCCAGCTCCACCCGATGATCGCCGCCTTCAACGACCCCCGCGAGCAGCAGCGCGCTGTCAAGGCCCTGCCCCGGGACATGCGGCTGGACGTTGGCGACTTCGAGGACGAGTACGAACGCCGCTTCCAGCTCCACCTGGACGAGAAGGCCCGCAAGGCCGAAGCCAAAGCCAAGGGGAACGTCACGCCCATCACCAAGCCGACCCGCCTCAAGAGCGTCCACTGATCAGCGCCAGCCGCGGCAGCACGGCGCTGCATGCAGCGGTCGTGCATAGATCTGGCACGGAACATGGCAGAACTGCGATGTTATGCAGCGCCAGCTCGGAGGGCCGCAGTGCGCTGCTGCCCTCGGGTGCAACCGCC contains:
- a CDS encoding helix-turn-helix domain-containing protein; protein product: MSSGPLDGSAAPKLPGAPSRRRRRPKPPPTAYNRSSGSTIELPAGHAAQVFPVGSSTGFIGEAFSMDSLEFMRWAAVRYDDDRFVLVVLFTLMGSQKPGGLIEATHEDVAADLGYSRPHISRVFNVLEADGALRKLQRGVYQLNPAASLRGGLREPRKGEKKRPKTGMGDRVEQLDLLREIMEDPDAPDAFRAMAAPGAKLEVRKESDGEGKATS